One stretch of Halapricum desulfuricans DNA includes these proteins:
- the leuC gene encoding 3-isopropylmalate dehydratase large subunit, producing MSDGTLYDKVWDRHKVTELPNGQDQLFIGLHLVHEVTSPQAFGMLRERDLDVAYPERTFATTDHIAPTTEEKRKRPLEDEQAEKMLDALDTNTAENGITFFDFESGRQGITHVVAPELGLTQPGMTVACGDSHTATHGAFGSIGVGVGTSQIRDILSTGCIAAEKQDVRRIEVEGSLGEGVYAKDIILKIIQQLGVDGGVGHVYEYGGPAIENLGMEGRLAVCNMSIEGGARAGYVNPDETTYEYLEGREYVPEGEAFEELKEYWESIASDADAEYDDVVTIDVDDMDPMVTWGINPGQVVEVSEPVPAPEDFETETDREAAQKALDHMDLEPGQSMLGYDIDVAFLGTCTNGRVSDFRRAAEILEGHTVDEDVRALAVPGSETVRRQCEAEGIDETFIEAGFQWRRAGCSMCLAMNEDSLEGDEAAASSSNRNFIGRQGSKDGRTVLMSPVMVAAAAVEGEVTDVRRFYGDDQADALTADDVSEVAD from the coding sequence ATGAGTGACGGAACGCTGTACGACAAGGTATGGGACAGACACAAGGTAACTGAACTGCCGAACGGACAGGACCAGCTGTTCATCGGGCTCCACCTCGTTCACGAGGTCACCAGCCCGCAGGCGTTCGGCATGCTCCGGGAGCGCGATCTGGACGTCGCCTATCCCGAGCGGACCTTCGCGACGACCGATCACATCGCGCCCACGACCGAGGAGAAGCGCAAGCGACCGCTCGAGGACGAGCAGGCCGAGAAGATGCTGGACGCGCTGGACACGAACACGGCCGAGAACGGGATCACGTTCTTCGACTTCGAGTCCGGCAGACAGGGCATTACCCACGTCGTCGCGCCGGAGCTGGGCCTGACCCAGCCGGGGATGACCGTCGCCTGCGGCGACAGTCACACGGCGACTCACGGTGCCTTCGGCTCGATCGGCGTCGGCGTCGGCACCTCCCAGATCCGGGACATCCTCTCGACGGGCTGTATCGCGGCCGAGAAACAGGACGTCCGCCGGATCGAAGTCGAGGGGAGCCTCGGCGAGGGCGTCTACGCGAAGGACATCATCCTGAAGATCATCCAGCAGCTGGGCGTCGACGGCGGCGTCGGTCACGTCTACGAGTACGGCGGTCCCGCGATCGAAAACCTGGGCATGGAGGGCCGGCTGGCGGTCTGTAACATGTCCATCGAGGGCGGTGCTCGCGCCGGGTACGTCAACCCCGACGAGACCACCTACGAGTATCTGGAGGGCCGGGAGTACGTCCCCGAGGGCGAGGCGTTCGAGGAACTGAAAGAGTACTGGGAGTCGATCGCGAGCGACGCGGACGCCGAGTACGACGACGTGGTCACGATCGACGTCGACGACATGGACCCGATGGTTACGTGGGGCATCAACCCCGGACAGGTCGTCGAGGTCTCCGAACCGGTCCCCGCGCCCGAAGACTTCGAGACAGAGACCGACCGGGAGGCCGCCCAGAAGGCGCTGGATCACATGGATCTCGAGCCCGGCCAGTCGATGCTGGGCTACGACATCGACGTCGCGTTCCTCGGCACCTGTACGAACGGGCGGGTGAGCGACTTCCGGCGCGCCGCCGAGATCCTCGAGGGCCACACGGTCGACGAGGACGTTCGCGCGCTGGCGGTTCCCGGTTCCGAGACCGTCCGCCGGCAGTGCGAGGCCGAGGGAATCGACGAGACGTTCATCGAGGCCGGCTTCCAGTGGCGGCGCGCCGGCTGTTCGATGTGTCTGGCGATGAACGAGGACTCCCTGGAGGGCGACGAGGCGGCCGCCTCGTCGTCGAACCGGAACTTCATCGGCCGACAGGGCAGCAAGGACGGCCGGACCGTCCTGATGAGTCCCGTGATGGTCGCCGCCGCGGCCGTCGAGGGTGAAGTGACCGACGTTCGCCGGTTCTACGGTGACGATCAGGCCGATGCACTGACTGCTGACGACGTCTCGGAGGTGGCTGACTGA
- the ilvN gene encoding acetolactate synthase small subunit has product MPGPAPDERMRPSGRRNTQGIRIDPEAEATHEPRMAVLSALVKHEPGVLSEVSSLFSRRQFNIESLTVGPTQDGDTARMTIVIEEPEPGVQQAKKQLRKLIPVIDVEELESAAMRRELALIKVAGDKPDDVQAVAEMYGGDAVDASKDAVTVEITGSKQKIDAAIEAFEQFDVLEIVRTGAAALERGSKTMDSTTMESDN; this is encoded by the coding sequence ATGCCCGGTCCGGCCCCGGACGAGCGGATGCGTCCGAGCGGTCGGCGCAACACGCAAGGTATTCGTATCGATCCGGAAGCGGAGGCGACCCACGAGCCGCGGATGGCCGTGCTGTCGGCGCTGGTCAAACACGAGCCCGGCGTCCTCTCGGAGGTCTCGAGCCTGTTCAGCCGCCGGCAGTTCAACATCGAGAGCCTCACGGTCGGGCCGACGCAGGACGGTGACACGGCCCGGATGACGATCGTCATCGAGGAACCCGAGCCGGGTGTCCAGCAGGCCAAAAAGCAACTCCGCAAGCTCATCCCCGTCATCGACGTCGAGGAACTGGAGTCGGCGGCCATGCGCCGTGAGCTGGCGCTGATCAAGGTCGCCGGCGACAAGCCCGACGACGTGCAGGCGGTCGCAGAGATGTACGGCGGTGACGCCGTCGACGCCTCGAAAGACGCCGTGACCGTCGAGATCACCGGTAGCAAGCAGAAGATCGACGCCGCTATCGAGGCGTTCGAACAGTTCGACGTGCTCGAGATCGTCCGCACCGGCGCGGCCGCCCTCGAGCGCGGTTCGAAGACGATGGACTCGACGACAATGGAAAGCGATAACTGA
- the ilvC gene encoding ketol-acid reductoisomerase — MVDEFSTDVYYDDDADESVLDDQTVAVLGYGSQGHAHAQNLADSGVDVVVGVREDSPSREEAKADGITVATQPEAAARGDIVVMLVPDTVQPDVYENAVEPNLEEGDTLQFAHGFNIHYGQIEPPEGVDVTMVAPKSPGHLVRRTYKRGEGTPGLVAVSQDATGAAKDEALAYAKAIGCTRAGVIETTFQEETETDLFGEQAVLCGGVTEMMKVGYETLVDAGYSPEMAYFEVMNEMKLIVDLIYEGGLMEMWDSVSDTAEYGGLTRGEYVIDESAREGMEQILQEVQDGEFAKEWISENQTNRPSYKQLREAEQNHDIEDVGGRLRELFDWDESAD, encoded by the coding sequence ATGGTAGACGAATTTAGCACGGACGTATACTACGACGACGACGCGGACGAATCGGTACTGGACGACCAGACCGTCGCGGTGCTGGGCTACGGAAGCCAGGGCCACGCCCACGCGCAGAACCTCGCCGACAGCGGGGTCGACGTGGTCGTCGGCGTTCGCGAGGACTCGCCCTCTCGCGAGGAGGCGAAAGCCGACGGCATCACGGTTGCGACCCAGCCCGAAGCCGCAGCTCGAGGCGACATCGTGGTCATGCTGGTCCCCGACACGGTCCAGCCTGACGTCTACGAGAACGCGGTCGAACCCAATCTGGAAGAGGGCGACACGCTGCAGTTCGCCCACGGGTTCAACATCCACTACGGACAGATCGAACCCCCCGAGGGCGTCGACGTGACGATGGTCGCGCCCAAGTCACCCGGCCACCTCGTCCGGCGGACCTACAAGCGCGGCGAAGGAACGCCCGGGCTGGTCGCGGTCTCTCAGGACGCCACCGGGGCGGCCAAAGACGAGGCGCTGGCCTACGCGAAGGCCATCGGCTGCACGCGAGCGGGCGTCATCGAGACGACCTTCCAGGAGGAGACCGAGACCGACCTGTTCGGCGAGCAGGCCGTCCTCTGTGGCGGCGTGACCGAGATGATGAAGGTCGGTTACGAGACGCTGGTCGATGCCGGTTACAGCCCCGAGATGGCCTACTTCGAGGTCATGAACGAAATGAAACTCATCGTCGATCTCATCTACGAAGGCGGGCTGATGGAGATGTGGGACTCGGTCTCCGATACGGCCGAATACGGCGGTCTGACTCGCGGGGAGTACGTCATCGACGAGTCGGCCCGCGAGGGAATGGAACAGATCCTGCAGGAGGTTCAGGACGGCGAGTTCGCCAAGGAGTGGATCTCCGAGAACCAGACGAACCGACCCAGCTACAAGCAACTCCGGGAGGCCGAGCAGAACCACGACATCGAGGACGTTGGCGGTCGCCTGCGCGAGCTGTTCGACTGGGACGAGAGCGCGGACTAA
- a CDS encoding 3-isopropylmalate dehydratase small subunit, whose translation MVDKPQHITDVSGSGVPIYGDDIDTDQILPARFMKEVTFENMADYLFYDARRDEDGGFNDHSLNRFEGANVAVVNKNFGMGSSREHAPQAMMRWGIDGIVGESYAEIFRDNCKSLGIPAATADHETVTELQTWIEDNPDGDIEIDVETETVTYGDTTVDVEIDGAMQEALVEGIWDTTSLMYSNMSKVEETVADLPYVESE comes from the coding sequence ATGGTCGACAAACCCCAGCACATCACGGACGTATCGGGCTCGGGCGTGCCGATCTACGGCGACGACATCGACACCGACCAGATCCTGCCGGCGCGGTTCATGAAAGAGGTCACCTTCGAGAACATGGCCGATTACCTCTTCTATGACGCGCGCCGCGACGAGGACGGCGGATTCAACGATCACTCGCTCAACCGGTTCGAGGGGGCGAACGTCGCCGTCGTCAACAAGAACTTCGGGATGGGATCCTCGCGCGAACACGCCCCGCAAGCGATGATGCGGTGGGGCATCGACGGGATCGTCGGCGAGTCCTACGCCGAGATCTTCCGCGACAACTGCAAGTCACTGGGGATCCCCGCAGCGACCGCGGACCACGAGACCGTCACCGAACTCCAGACGTGGATCGAGGACAATCCCGACGGCGACATCGAGATCGACGTCGAGACGGAGACGGTCACCTATGGAGACACGACTGTCGACGTCGAGATCGACGGCGCGATGCAGGAGGCGCTCGTCGAGGGCATCTGGGACACGACCTCGCTGATGTACTCCAACATGAGCAAGGTCGAGGAGACCGTCGCGGACCTGCCCTACGTCGAGTCCGAGTAG
- a CDS encoding DUF7504 family protein, protein MSGLSERPLQTPSNVLVDASNVDDTGMLACTRLLLEADLDRIGVVTVEHTPAEWDRQLRQLPRRVPPVEYVDVETLARSTSASTAGDRPSSVTTVADPEDLTALGTAMDDLLQGNDERVGVCLHSISALLQFVEREPLFKFLHLMSERARRAEALGAYYLDSTTSGAELRALFSNLCEVVATFDGEAFDLSSGKYASASASAD, encoded by the coding sequence ATGAGCGGACTCTCGGAGCGGCCTTTGCAGACGCCGTCGAACGTTCTGGTCGATGCCTCGAACGTCGACGACACGGGGATGCTCGCCTGTACCCGACTGTTGCTCGAAGCGGATCTCGATCGGATCGGGGTCGTCACTGTCGAACACACGCCGGCGGAGTGGGACCGACAGCTGCGTCAGTTGCCTCGACGGGTACCGCCTGTCGAGTACGTCGACGTCGAGACGCTTGCCCGGTCGACGAGCGCCAGTACCGCCGGCGACCGCCCGTCGTCAGTGACGACAGTCGCCGATCCGGAAGATCTGACGGCGCTGGGGACGGCGATGGACGACCTGCTGCAGGGGAACGACGAACGGGTCGGCGTCTGCCTGCACTCGATCTCGGCGCTGCTACAGTTCGTCGAACGAGAACCGCTGTTCAAGTTCCTGCACCTGATGAGCGAGCGGGCCCGTCGCGCGGAGGCACTGGGCGCGTACTACCTCGATAGTACTACCTCCGGGGCCGAACTGCGAGCGCTCTTCTCGAATCTCTGTGAAGTCGTCGCCACCTTCGACGGCGAGGCGTTCGACCTCTCGTCAGGAAAGTACGCTTCCGCGAGTGCCAGTGCTGATTGA
- a CDS encoding DUF7503 family protein, whose amino-acid sequence MSQSASSVRNFVEEHPKWIGVLFWMAVLLTQAGTAAGVHASTTAGP is encoded by the coding sequence ATGAGTCAAAGTGCGTCCTCGGTACGAAACTTCGTGGAAGAGCACCCCAAATGGATCGGCGTCCTGTTCTGGATGGCCGTGCTGCTGACCCAGGCCGGGACAGCTGCTGGCGTACATGCCAGTACGACAGCCGGCCCATGA